One part of the Leuconostoc kimchii IMSNU 11154 genome encodes these proteins:
- the trxA gene encoding thioredoxin, which produces MVENLTYENFDISTSEGVVLTDFWAEWCAPCRMQSPIIDQLDDEIGNQVKFTKVDVDNNQQVATSLGIRSIPTLVVKKNGEIVEKLVGFHTKDQLKKVLAYYA; this is translated from the coding sequence ATGGTTGAAAATTTGACTTATGAAAATTTTGACATCAGCACTTCTGAAGGAGTTGTATTAACCGATTTTTGGGCAGAATGGTGTGCGCCTTGCCGAATGCAAAGCCCTATTATAGATCAACTAGATGATGAAATTGGGAATCAAGTTAAGTTTACTAAAGTTGATGTTGATAATAATCAACAAGTTGCAACTAGTTTAGGTATTAGATCCATTCCAACATTAGTAGTTAAAAAAAATGGAGAAATTGTTGAAAAGTTAGTTGGTTTTCACACAAAAGATCAATTAAAAAAAGTACTGGCGTATTATGCGTAA
- a CDS encoding thioredoxin family protein, with translation MEKVFYNSFNELKHKIKNGKYVLVFTADWCGDCKFIEPVLPEIENTFREYQFINIDTDKNMHIARSLNIFGIPSFVVYDSGKEIDRLVNKDRKTKNEIISFIDQAIER, from the coding sequence ATGGAAAAAGTTTTTTATAATTCTTTCAATGAATTAAAACATAAGATAAAAAATGGTAAATATGTTTTAGTATTCACTGCTGATTGGTGTGGAGATTGCAAATTTATTGAACCTGTATTACCAGAGATTGAGAATACATTTCGTGAATATCAATTTATTAATATTGATACCGACAAAAATATGCATATAGCACGATCACTTAATATTTTTGGTATTCCGAGTTTTGTAGTTTATGATTCCGGTAAAGAAATAGATAGATTAGTAAATAAAGATCGTAAAACAAAAAATGAAATTATAAGTTTTATTGATCAAGCAATAGAAAGATGA
- a CDS encoding type III restriction-modification system endonuclease — protein sequence MKLQYKNQPFQLEAVESVIATFEGQPRKNNMSYMMDMGHEKNVSLDIVNGFKNADITLSESDLLKNIQVTQKNNGLVTDTQLVKMAIGGRDKSTKIDNSRDILTLSVEMETGTGKTYTYIKTMLELNKQYGWSKFIIVVPSVAIREGIAKTFESTAEHFKQAYGVGVRYFIYHSSHLDQIEAFASDAGINVMIVNTQAFNARGADARRIDMVLDQFRGRRPIDVISATHPIMIIDEPQSVLGNGSKADLNATRVGLAKFNPLFFINYSATHRDNYNMIYRLDAVDAYQKNLVKKIAVKGIEISGSNASSGYLYIEAIKEQPTLKVRIQFDKLSATGSVVKTSKLLDKGDNIYPISGEIESYKSGFIISEINAVEQFVEFTNGMRLSVGEVVGNTNEEDLRRIQIRETIQSHFAKEEILFKRGIKTLSLFFIDEVSKYKNYDAIDDKGIYATIFEEEYLNIARDRLADSLLDANYRSYLERELKSPEKVHAGYFSIDKKGKAVDSKIKRGSESSDDISAYDLIMKNKERLLSFEEPVRFIFSHSALKEGWDNPNVFQIATLRQSSSDIKKRQEIGRGLRLAVNQNGDRQDAQYLGENEVKQVNVLTVIANESYETFARGLQSEISDAIKNRPKFIEPKLFEGRELVVEDSTGQVTDRILVDNTQAAEIWSSLKSGMLIDKNKQSSDTYKNLSAPEQLAAIQDALDDDLKIFALPIQNLINSVYSPKDLPIDNENKRTTLKLNREKYASTEFKSLWSKINRKSYYTVDFDDQEIIEKSIQLINKNLTVKTLKARITEGNMSANDTGTSFTVNDKRTTDIDRPVNHVKYDLIGEVSQNVGLLRKTVGYILTGIHSGQFAKYQSNPENFIVQISNIINAVKAQNIISHIVYNKLDEVWDEDAIFANNDIQGIMGQNVFDAKKHLYDKVRVDSEVEKRFASELDVEQNVEMYVKLPGGFYINTPVGKYNPDWAIVLNEPDQKHVYFIAETKGVSENIELSLKGVENAKIESARQHFKIISNSEVTYDVVDSYEKMMDKLSSNI from the coding sequence ATGAAACTGCAGTATAAAAATCAACCCTTTCAGCTAGAGGCCGTAGAGTCTGTCATAGCTACTTTTGAGGGACAACCTAGAAAAAATAACATGTCTTATATGATGGATATGGGACATGAAAAAAACGTATCTTTAGACATTGTCAATGGATTTAAAAACGCAGATATCACATTATCTGAGAGTGATCTTTTAAAAAACATTCAAGTAACTCAAAAAAACAATGGACTAGTAACTGATACTCAGCTAGTTAAAATGGCCATTGGTGGTAGAGATAAAAGTACAAAAATTGATAATTCTCGCGATATTCTAACTTTATCAGTAGAAATGGAGACTGGTACAGGTAAGACATATACGTATATCAAGACAATGCTTGAATTAAACAAACAATATGGCTGGTCAAAATTTATCATTGTCGTTCCAAGCGTCGCCATTCGTGAAGGTATAGCCAAAACATTTGAGTCTACCGCCGAACACTTTAAACAAGCATACGGTGTTGGTGTTCGTTACTTTATTTATCATTCTAGTCACCTTGATCAAATTGAAGCATTTGCGAGCGATGCAGGTATCAATGTAATGATCGTCAATACACAGGCCTTTAACGCACGTGGAGCTGATGCAAGGCGAATCGACATGGTATTAGATCAATTCCGTGGTAGACGCCCTATTGATGTCATTTCAGCAACCCATCCAATAATGATCATTGATGAACCGCAATCGGTTTTAGGAAATGGGTCAAAAGCTGACCTGAATGCAACACGCGTTGGGTTAGCAAAATTTAATCCTCTATTTTTCATTAATTACTCAGCGACACATCGTGATAACTATAATATGATTTATCGATTAGATGCTGTAGATGCCTATCAAAAGAATCTAGTAAAAAAAATCGCGGTTAAAGGGATTGAAATATCGGGTTCCAATGCATCTAGTGGCTATCTATATATTGAAGCCATTAAAGAGCAACCAACATTAAAGGTACGGATTCAATTTGATAAATTATCCGCTACAGGGAGTGTGGTTAAAACTTCCAAGTTATTAGATAAAGGCGACAATATTTACCCTATTTCGGGGGAAATAGAATCTTATAAAAGTGGATTTATCATATCAGAAATTAATGCTGTGGAGCAGTTTGTTGAATTTACTAACGGTATGCGGTTATCTGTTGGTGAAGTCGTTGGAAATACTAACGAGGAAGATTTGAGACGGATACAAATCCGTGAGACCATCCAATCGCATTTTGCTAAAGAGGAGATTCTATTTAAGCGCGGTATTAAAACGTTGTCCTTATTTTTCATTGATGAAGTATCTAAATATAAAAATTATGATGCTATCGATGACAAAGGAATTTACGCTACGATTTTTGAGGAAGAATATCTCAATATTGCACGAGATCGATTAGCGGATTCTTTATTAGACGCAAATTATCGCTCTTATCTTGAACGCGAATTGAAATCTCCTGAAAAGGTTCATGCTGGATACTTCTCAATCGATAAAAAAGGGAAGGCTGTTGATAGTAAAATCAAACGTGGTAGTGAGTCTAGTGATGATATTTCAGCCTATGACTTGATTATGAAAAATAAAGAGCGGCTTTTATCATTTGAAGAACCTGTTCGTTTTATTTTCTCTCACTCAGCGCTAAAAGAAGGATGGGATAATCCCAATGTCTTTCAAATTGCAACGTTGCGTCAATCTTCATCTGATATTAAGAAAAGACAAGAAATCGGTCGTGGATTACGTTTGGCAGTTAATCAAAATGGCGACCGCCAAGATGCGCAATATTTAGGTGAAAATGAGGTGAAACAAGTAAATGTGTTGACCGTTATCGCCAATGAGAGTTACGAAACATTTGCTCGAGGTCTTCAATCTGAAATATCTGACGCCATCAAAAATAGACCTAAATTCATCGAACCCAAGCTATTTGAAGGGCGAGAACTAGTTGTAGAAGATAGCACTGGACAAGTAACTGACAGGATACTGGTTGATAATACTCAGGCAGCTGAAATATGGTCTAGTTTAAAATCAGGCATGCTCATCGACAAAAATAAGCAATCGTCTGATACTTATAAAAACCTATCCGCTCCAGAACAATTAGCAGCAATTCAGGATGCCTTAGATGATGATCTTAAAATATTCGCACTACCTATTCAAAATTTAATCAATAGTGTATATAGCCCAAAAGATTTGCCGATTGACAATGAGAATAAACGCACTACTTTGAAATTAAATCGTGAAAAATATGCTAGTACAGAATTTAAAAGCTTATGGTCAAAAATAAACCGAAAGTCTTACTATACCGTCGATTTTGACGATCAAGAAATTATTGAAAAGTCAATTCAACTTATCAATAAAAATTTAACGGTGAAAACGCTAAAAGCTCGTATTACTGAAGGTAATATGTCCGCGAATGATACGGGAACAAGTTTTACAGTTAATGATAAGCGAACAACTGATATCGATAGGCCTGTAAACCATGTGAAATATGATTTAATCGGAGAAGTTTCTCAAAATGTAGGGTTACTACGGAAAACAGTTGGTTATATTCTAACTGGTATCCACTCAGGACAATTCGCAAAATATCAATCTAATCCTGAAAACTTCATTGTGCAAATTAGCAATATCATTAATGCTGTCAAAGCACAAAATATTATTTCACATATTGTTTATAACAAGTTAGATGAGGTTTGGGATGAAGATGCAATATTTGCCAATAATGATATCCAAGGTATTATGGGGCAAAATGTATTCGATGCAAAAAAACATCTTTATGATAAAGTTCGTGTTGATTCTGAAGTTGAGAAACGCTTTGCTAGCGAACTAGATGTTGAACAGAATGTTGAAATGTATGTTAAATTACCTGGTGGGTTCTATATTAATACGCCAGTAGGTAAATACAATCCTGATTGGGCGATTGTCTTAAACGAACCCGATCAGAAGCACGTCTATTTTATTGCCGAAACCAAAGGCGTTTCAGAAAATATTGAACTAAGTTTAAAAGGTGTTGAAAATGCTAAAATCGAATCAGCACGTCAGCATTTTAAAATCATTTCAAATAGCGAAGTGACCTATGATGTAGTCGATAGCTATGAAAAAATGATGGATAAATTATCTTCAAACATCTAA
- a CDS encoding putative holin-like toxin yields MLMFGTFIVALLTLVVELIKNQQKK; encoded by the coding sequence ATGTTGATGTTTGGCACTTTTATAGTTGCCTTACTGACATTAGTTGTTGAGTTGATTAAAAATCAGCAAAAAAAATAA